The Pseudanabaena sp. ABRG5-3 genome includes the window TTTGGAGGTCAATTTCTGCAATTACTAGTTCCTCTATAGCATTTTTACAACTTTGCATATCAAGCCGTCCCAAACCTAATATGAAATTTAAATGTTAATAAAATTAAAAACATTACTTTAAACTTAAACTAACTATAAACTTTTTGATAATTCCAAGCAGAAAAACTGTCATGCAAAATCAAGTACTTTGATGACATTTATTGTTTTTTAAATTTTCGTGATCGCTTCTCTTACCTATGGTTTTGGGTAATGCTGAGGCAACGTATCTACTTACTGCGATCAATCCGATAAAGCCATAGTACCAAAGCTAAGACCCCAATTTGTAAAGCAAAGTTTCCTAAATTAGCTTCCAATTGACCGTTGCCTGCAATAAGCCTAGTAAAGAAGATTACTGCGCCAATAAAGCCTGAACCTGCAAAGGCAATGTAAATGAATATGCGTAGACCTCGGTAGGGCGATTTGGCTTCGCGCTTCAGCCGTTCGTATTGTTGAGGATTGAGCTTAGACATAAGATTACATTGTGTAAAGTCTTGACGATAAGAGCAAAGGCGATGCTTACATTGCCTTTGCTTTTAGTTTTGTTAGTGATTTTTTTGATTCATGGCTGTACGATCGCATAGCCAAATCGTATTACCAGTAATTAAACGTGAAGGATATTGGTTCACATCACCACTAGGTGCTAGCACTGCCTTGAGTGCTTTCGCTTTCGCCGCCCCCTCAATCATAAAAATAATTTCTTTAGCCCGATTAATGAGCGGTACTGTCAAGGTAATCCTTGGCTGCCCATCTTTTGAGCCGACCGTGACAAGGCGATCGCCAACTTTAAGGGCTGGTGTATGTGGAAATAATGATGCCGTATGTCCATCGTCACCCATGCCTAGTAATACCAGATCAAATTGAGGGATTTCACCTGCACTCACTCCAAAAAATTCTTGAATATGTTGCTCATACTGAGCCGCAGCGATCGCAGGATCATCTTTGTCCGTCGGAATCGCATGAATATTTGCGGCAGGAATGGCTACGCGATCGAGCCAAGCTTGACGGGTCATGCCTTCATTACTTTGGGGATCGGTGACAGGGACATAGCGCTCATCTCCCCAAAAAACATGCACCTTTGACCAGTCCCAATCCTTATTTGCTAAGAGTTCATATAAAACCTTAGGGGTGCTACCACCTGCGGCAACAATGGTAAATCTTTCACCCTTAGCGATCACCTCATCGTAGGCGATTTGACATAGCATCAATGCTCGGTTGGCAATTTCTGCGCGATCGTTCCAAATTTCTACTTGTCTAGCCATAATTCTAAAGATACCTCTCAAAAATGTTTGGTGCTAATGTTCTGCCTTTAGTGATGTGGCGAAGCTATACCACTAAAGGCAAAACATTAAATAACTTATGGGCGTAAACAGCACCATAGGATCAGGATAAGTGGTGTAGCGAGAAACTTTGCCCAATCTTTACTTTGTTGTTATACGGGGATCACTACAATTGATACCTGAGCCTACGGAGGATGAACGATTATGAATGAATTAATGACACGTTTTATGTAGATATTTATCGAAGTTATCTGCGACACCAAAAGTGAAAACTATTTGCCAGTATAGTCTGTAGGCTCTCTTGGCACTGTTCGCTATCTCAATCAATCTTGAGGGAGGTGTTTTTTATTTCATTTTGTGTGAATTTTGACAGTACTCACGTAGAAATGTACTAACCTATAGATTGTTAGGAAAATATTAAGGTTAAGGTAAACAAACATGTCACCTGCTATTATACGTCTCTTCTGGGACTCAGTTAACCAAGCACAGCCTAATCTCCTTTTGAATCTTGATGATGACGGTCTCATGAGCTGGTTAGTCGATCAAGTCAAGCAACGCTCTGCTCTTGATTCTCATCAGCAAAATGATCTTAGCCACTACATTAGCGATCGCCTACCATTGATCCGTGAAATGGCATATCAGAATTAAGCCACTTCAACCTAATTTTCAAGTTAATTCGCAAGCTAATGTCAAGCTTTAATTACTGGGGAATCGTTCTCAAGGGGAACATCTAGGGGTTTCTATCGATGTCATGCTCTGAAGTGTTAGGATACTTGCCTGAGCTTTGTAATCATTAATTTCACTGATTAATTTCATAGCTCCATAACCTATTCACAGTTATTTCTAGCGGTTATTTCTAGCGTATGACATCTGCAAGAATTATTGACCTGTTACGTGGTGGTCAGATAAATGACTCCTACACACTTCGTGGCTGGGTAAGGACTAAACGAGAAGGTAAGGGAATAGCCTTCTTGGAGTTAAACGATGGCTCGTCGCTACAAGGGCTACAAATTGTTTTACCTCAGACAATTGATGGCTATGAAACGCTAATTAAACAAATAACTACAGGTGCATCCATTGAGGTGTCAGGGACTCTAGTGGAGTCTATGGGGAAAGGTCAAAGGGTGGAAATGCAGGCTAATGCGATCGTTGTATTTGGCACTGCTGATCCTGAGACCTATCCTTTACAAAAAAAACGTCACTCGATCGAATTTTTACGGACGATCGCCCATTTACGTCCCCGCACGAATATGTTTGGGGCAGTATTTCGGGTGCGAAATGCCTGTGCTTTTGCTATACATAAATTTTTCCAAGAGCGTGGTTTTTTGTGGGTGCATACGCCAATTGTGACCGCTAGTGACTGCGAAGGGGCTGGCGAAATGTTTGGTGTGACTACATTTGACTTAAATAAAGTGGCAACATCGGGAAAGCCTGTGGATTTTTCGCAGGACTTTTTTGGTAAGCCCGCCTTCTTGACCGTCAGTGGTCAGCTTGAGGCAGAGATTATGGCAACTGCCTTTTCCAATGTCTATACCTTTGGTCCTACCTTCCGTGCTGAAAACTCGAATACTTCGCGCCACCTTGCTGAGTTTTGGATGATTGAACCAGAGATGGCATTCTGCGATCTCGAAGGCGATGCGGATCTCGCCGAAGATTTCCTCAAATACATTTTCAATTACGTTTTGGAAACTTGCCCCGAAGATATGGAGTTTTTCCAAGAGCGGGTGAATAATCAGGTGATGGCAAATGCTCGCAAAATCGTCGATGAAAAGTTTGAGCGAATTACCTACACTGAGGCGATCGCTATTCTCGAAAAGAGCAGCAAGACCTTTGAGTTTCCTGTGTCGTGGGGCTTAGATTTACAATCGGAGCATGAAAGATTTCTCGCTGAGGAGCATTTCCAAAAGCCCGTTATCGTGATGGATTATCCCTTGGGGATCAAGGCATTTTATATGCGCGTCAATGATGAATCGGCAAGCGATCGCCAAACTGTGCGAGCTATGGATATTCTTGCACCGGGGGTTGGCGAGATCATTGGTGGTTCTCAGCGTGAGGAGCGCCTTGAAGTTTTGGAAGCAAGAATTCGCAGTGTCGGGCTAAATCCTGAGGATTACTGGTGGTATCTCGATTTACGTCGTTATGGTACTGTGCCTCACGCTGGATTTGGACTAGGTTTTGAGCGTTTAGTTCAGTTCATTACAGGCATGGGCAATATCCGTGATGTGATTCCATTTCCCCGTTTTCCTCAAAGTGCAGAATTTTAAATAACTCACCTTACGCAGAAGGTTATAAGACCCTCACCCCTAGCCCCTCTCCCAAAGGGGGAGAGGGGAAAAGAAAAATTCAAAACCACCTCTTGCTCCCCTTCTCCCGTTCTGGGAGAAGGGGTTGGGGGATGAGGGCGGATTTTCTATCTGCGTAAGGTGAGTTAAATAAAAGGCGCTATGCGCCTTTCGTCCTTCTTCAAGTCCATCAACAATAAAAGGCGCATAGCGCCTTTTATTAGACCTCTTGCAGAACTGAAATTACGACTGTGGAGAGGAAGTTTTAGAGGTAGGAAGAGCAACTTCAAAGTTATAAATGGCAGCAATCAAATTACAACGTAAACCAAAACGACGACGGCGGTTACGATAAGGCAAAGAAAGAATTTTAAAAATCTTCAGACGACGATTAACATGCTCAATCGCAATGCGTTGACGAGCAAGTTGGCGATTAAACTGCTTATCTTCCTTGGATAAAGAGCCATTTTTAGGTTTTTTGATAGGAATTAGGGAGTTGGGATGCAAATTTTGTAAACCTTGATAACCCTTATCCGCTAAACCTTGTGTCTGCTCGTGAAAACGAACCCCACTAGCTTTGAATAACGAAAAATCGTGCTGTTTGCCATTCCCGTAAGCGGTACAAATAATCTTGAGATCAGTCAGATTGAGTACCAGTTGAGCTTTGATGGCATGAAGCTTTTTCTTGCCACTATAAAAATGTTTCTGGTGATGTATGGGACGTTCAACCTTTACCTCAGTTACATCAATGGCAATTAGGGCAGGAGGTTGCTCCTGCCACAATGACTTTTTTCCCGCTAACCGAAACTTCTCTGATTTAATTAAGACATTTTCTACTTTTTTGACAGTGCGGCAGATCGTTGATTCTGATACCTCCCAATCGTTAGCGATATGAAAATAGGGGCGATATTCGCGCCAATACTGCAAAGTAACTAAGATTTGATCTTCGAGACTTAGTTTGGCTTTCACCCCTCCTTTTCCTTTTCTTTTACTTTTGGCTGCTTGTTGCATTATTTCTATCATTTGCGCAAATGTTTCTCTTTTTACGCCAAATAAGCGTTTAAATTCTTCTCTTGATAGATTTTGACTTGCTTCGTATTTCATCGCTTATTTTTAGGACTAATGTAAAATTTCAAAGCCCACAAATCTAACATATTTTCGGTTCTGCAAGAGGTCTATTGTTGATGGACTAATTCGCCCATGATGTAGGTTGCGGCGATCGCACGGTCATCTCCCATAATGAGCGTGGCAAATAACTGATCGGATATTTCCGCTAGAGTAGGTGGATGCTCTAAATCGATCGGTTTATTTCTTAACGCCATAATTGGTGTTGAGCGCAGATTTAGCACCACGAAATCTGCTTCTTTGCCGATCTCGAAATTTCCCAATTTATCCTCAAGACATAATGCCCTTGCACCGCCCAAGGTGGCAAGAAATAGCGCTTGAAAGGCAGATAACTTTTGCGATCGCAACTGGGCAACTTGATAGGCGGCGCAAGCAGTCTTTAACATCGAAAAGCTCGTCCCTGCCCCCACATCAGTACCTAGCCCCACTTTTACAGGAGTTTCCTGTGACTTTGCCTTTTCAATTTTAAATAATCCACTACCTAAAAACATATTGGAAGTTGGACAAAAAGCGATCGCAGATTTGGACTCCGATAATCTGGCGAATTCCTGATCCGTAAGCTGCACACCATGGGCAAACACCGATCTTTCCCCAACTAAACCTGCACGATCATACACATCGAGATAGCCCTTGCTATCAGGAAATGTTTCCGCAACATAGGCAACTTCTTTGACATTTTCCGATAGATGCGTGTGTAAATACACATCAGGAAATTCAGCTAACAACTTACCGATATTAGTTAATTGTTCTGGTGTGGATGTCACGGCAAAACGTGGGGTGACGGCATAGAGTAGGCGATCACATTTATGCCATTTCTCGATTAACTGTTTTGTTTCTATATAAGATGACTCGGCGGTGTCGGTCAAAAAGTCTGGGGCATTACGATCCATCATCACTTTCCCCGCAATCATTCGCAAATTACGTCGCTGTGCTTCCTCAAAAAAAGCATCCGTCGATTGCGGAAAAATGGTTGTAAAGACTAGAGCCGTAGTTGTGCCATTTCGCAGTAACTCATCCAGAAATATCGAAGCGATTTTCGCTGCATAGTTGCGATCGGCGAATTTGCGTTCAGTGGGAAAAGTATAGGTACTCAGCCATTCCAATAACTGCTCACCATAGGAAGCAATCATTTCTGTCTGTGGAAAGTGAATATGAGTGTCGATAAACCCTGAGACAATAAGGTGATTGGGGTAATGGGTGATTGCTATATCTGCATACTGAATCGCTAAATCTGCATAGTTTCCGAAACCCTTAACTTTGCCATGCTCAACCACTAACAGACCATCGGCAAAGTAGCGAATACAGTCAGCCTCAGGTTCATAAAATGGATCAGCGATCGCATCTAGGAAGCTAGCTCGAAATCCTTGGATGGCTTGATTTTGCATAGTTTAATGGGCAAACACATCGGCATAGCCTAGTAAGTCTAAATATACAATTGTCGGAATATGTGCAAAACAGGCTTTGGCTAAGTCATAGCGGTTTTCTCGAGTCAACATATCAATGAGCTTACGGTATACAGGCAAGAGATATCGGACATCATTTGCCGCATACTTCAATTGCTCTTCAGAAAGTGCATGAACATTCCCCCAGTCTGAAGATTGGGAGGTTTTATCTAGCTCAACTTTTTCGAGTTCGCGTACTAGTTCCTTTAAACCATGTTTGTCGGTGTAGGTTCTAGCTAGCTTGCTAGCAATTTTAGTACAAAAAATTGGATGTGTCGCAATACTAAGATGAGCTTCCAGCATGGCGACATCAAATCTGGCAAAGTGAAAAACCTTCGTAACGTCAGGTGATTCCATTAAGTACTTAAGATTTGGTGCTTCCGTAATTCCCCGTCCAATTCTCACTAAGCTGACGCTCTCAGCATCATTACAAATTTGAATTAAACATAGGCGATCTCGTCTAGGGATCAACCCCATAG containing:
- a CDS encoding DUF3493 domain-containing protein; translated protein: MSKLNPQQYERLKREAKSPYRGLRIFIYIAFAGSGFIGAVIFFTRLIAGNGQLEANLGNFALQIGVLALVLWLYRIDRSK
- the pgl gene encoding 6-phosphogluconolactonase, with the translated sequence MARQVEIWNDRAEIANRALMLCQIAYDEVIAKGERFTIVAAGGSTPKVLYELLANKDWDWSKVHVFWGDERYVPVTDPQSNEGMTRQAWLDRVAIPAANIHAIPTDKDDPAIAAAQYEQHIQEFFGVSAGEIPQFDLVLLGMGDDGHTASLFPHTPALKVGDRLVTVGSKDGQPRITLTVPLINRAKEIIFMIEGAAKAKALKAVLAPSGDVNQYPSRLITGNTIWLCDRTAMNQKNH
- the asnS gene encoding asparagine--tRNA ligase, encoding MTSARIIDLLRGGQINDSYTLRGWVRTKREGKGIAFLELNDGSSLQGLQIVLPQTIDGYETLIKQITTGASIEVSGTLVESMGKGQRVEMQANAIVVFGTADPETYPLQKKRHSIEFLRTIAHLRPRTNMFGAVFRVRNACAFAIHKFFQERGFLWVHTPIVTASDCEGAGEMFGVTTFDLNKVATSGKPVDFSQDFFGKPAFLTVSGQLEAEIMATAFSNVYTFGPTFRAENSNTSRHLAEFWMIEPEMAFCDLEGDADLAEDFLKYIFNYVLETCPEDMEFFQERVNNQVMANARKIVDEKFERITYTEAIAILEKSSKTFEFPVSWGLDLQSEHERFLAEEHFQKPVIVMDYPLGIKAFYMRVNDESASDRQTVRAMDILAPGVGEIIGGSQREERLEVLEARIRSVGLNPEDYWWYLDLRRYGTVPHAGFGLGFERLVQFITGMGNIRDVIPFPRFPQSAEF
- a CDS encoding IS5 family transposase; the protein is MKYEASQNLSREEFKRLFGVKRETFAQMIEIMQQAAKSKRKGKGGVKAKLSLEDQILVTLQYWREYRPYFHIANDWEVSESTICRTVKKVENVLIKSEKFRLAGKKSLWQEQPPALIAIDVTEVKVERPIHHQKHFYSGKKKLHAIKAQLVLNLTDLKIICTAYGNGKQHDFSLFKASGVRFHEQTQGLADKGYQGLQNLHPNSLIPIKKPKNGSLSKEDKQFNRQLARQRIAIEHVNRRLKIFKILSLPYRNRRRRFGLRCNLIAAIYNFEVALPTSKTSSPQS
- the guaD gene encoding guanine deaminase; its protein translation is MQNQAIQGFRASFLDAIADPFYEPEADCIRYFADGLLVVEHGKVKGFGNYADLAIQYADIAITHYPNHLIVSGFIDTHIHFPQTEMIASYGEQLLEWLSTYTFPTERKFADRNYAAKIASIFLDELLRNGTTTALVFTTIFPQSTDAFFEEAQRRNLRMIAGKVMMDRNAPDFLTDTAESSYIETKQLIEKWHKCDRLLYAVTPRFAVTSTPEQLTNIGKLLAEFPDVYLHTHLSENVKEVAYVAETFPDSKGYLDVYDRAGLVGERSVFAHGVQLTDQEFARLSESKSAIAFCPTSNMFLGSGLFKIEKAKSQETPVKVGLGTDVGAGTSFSMLKTACAAYQVAQLRSQKLSAFQALFLATLGGARALCLEDKLGNFEIGKEADFVVLNLRSTPIMALRNKPIDLEHPPTLAEISDQLFATLIMGDDRAIAATYIMGELVHQQ
- a CDS encoding ribonuclease H-like domain-containing protein, whose protein sequence is MKMPAFKIFDNDIDFETLQEYLSCEAIAVDTETMGLIPRRDRLCLIQICNDAESVSLVRIGRGITEAPNLKYLMESPDVTKVFHFARFDVAMLEAHLSIATHPIFCTKIASKLARTYTDKHGLKELVRELEKVELDKTSQSSDWGNVHALSEEQLKYAANDVRYLLPVYRKLIDMLTRENRYDLAKACFAHIPTIVYLDLLGYADVFAH